In a genomic window of Streptomyces sp. SJL17-4:
- a CDS encoding GNAT family N-acetyltransferase yields MEPITLTTDRLRLRNFVPADLDTVYAICQDPDIRRWTVVPDPYTRQDADFFLNRLVPDGWREDSDYTFAVEPVAGGPLLAASSLTSRGSGVWEVGFWTRQEHRGQGYMAETVRALAHWAFTGLGCTRLLWRAELGNTGSRAVAERVGFTVEGVQRAGLVNKGTLRDCWVGSLLPSDFGLPSPLPYLPARDQPAQA; encoded by the coding sequence ATGGAGCCGATCACCCTCACCACCGACCGACTGCGGCTGCGGAACTTCGTCCCCGCGGACCTCGACACGGTGTACGCAATCTGCCAGGACCCGGACATCCGGCGCTGGACCGTCGTCCCCGACCCGTACACCCGGCAGGACGCCGACTTCTTCCTGAACCGGCTGGTGCCCGACGGCTGGCGCGAGGACTCGGACTACACCTTCGCCGTCGAGCCGGTGGCCGGCGGCCCGCTGCTCGCGGCGAGCTCGCTGACCAGCCGCGGCTCCGGGGTCTGGGAGGTCGGCTTCTGGACGCGCCAGGAGCATCGGGGCCAGGGCTACATGGCGGAGACCGTCCGGGCCCTGGCCCACTGGGCGTTCACGGGGCTTGGCTGCACCCGTCTCCTCTGGCGCGCGGAGCTCGGCAACACCGGGTCCCGCGCGGTGGCCGAGCGTGTCGGCTTCACCGTGGAGGGCGTCCAGCGCGCCGGCCTCGTCAACAAGGGCACGCTGCGCGACTGCTGGGTCGGCTCCCTGCTCCCCTCGGACTTCGGCCTGCCGAGCCCGCTTCCGTACCTCCCGGCCCGCGACCAGCCCGCCCAAGCCTGA
- the secA gene encoding preprotein translocase subunit SecA, producing the protein MSVFNKLMRAGEGKILRKLHRIADQVNSIEEDFVNLSDAELRALTDEYKQRYADGESLDDLMPEAFATVREAAKRVLGQRHYDVQLMGGAALHLGYVAEMKTGEGKTLVGTLPAYLNALSGKGVHLITVNDYLAERDSELMGRVHRFLGLTIGCILANMTPAQRREQYNCDITYGTNNEFGFDYLRDNMAWSKDELVQRGHNFACVDEVDSILVDEARTPLIISGPADQATKWYGDFAKLVTRLSKGEPGNQLKGIEETGDYEVDEKKRTVAIHEAGVAKVEDWLGIDNLYESVNTPLVGYLNNAIKAKELFKKDKDYVVMDGEVMIVDEHTGRILAGRRYNEGMHQAIEAKEGVAIKDENQTLATITLQNFFLLYDKLSGMTGTAMTEAAEFHQIYKLGVVPIPTNRPMIRKDQSDLIYRTEVAKFAAVVDDIAEKHEKGQPILVGTTSVEKSEYLSQQLSKRGVQHEVLNAKHHDREASIVAQAGRRGAVTVATNMAGRGTDIKLGGNPDDLAEAELRQAGLDPVDHVEEWAAALPAALERAAKAVKAEFEEVKDLGGLYVLGTERHESRRIDNQLRGRSGRQGDPGESRFYLSLGDDLMRLFKAQMVERVMAMANVPDDVPIENKMVTRAIASAQSQVETQNFETRKNVLKYDDVLNRQRQVIYGERRRVLEGEDLHEQIQHFMDDTIDDYIRQETAEGFAEEWDLDRLWNAFKQLYPVKVTVEELEDAAGDRAGITAEFIAESIKDDIHEQYESREKQLGSEIMRELERRVVLSVLDRKWREHLYEMDYLQEGIGLRAMAQKDPLVEYQREGFDMFTAMMEGIKEESVGYLFNLEVQVEQQVEEVPVQATGPSLDKQDAVPAGAGRPEIRAKGLDAPQRPDRLHFSAPTVDGDGGVVEGDFASDDIDAGDGMTRAERRKAQKNAGGGGRRRKK; encoded by the coding sequence GTGTCCGTCTTCAACAAGCTCATGCGTGCAGGCGAAGGAAAGATCCTGCGCAAACTGCACCGCATCGCGGACCAGGTCAACTCCATCGAAGAGGACTTCGTCAACCTCTCCGACGCCGAGTTGCGGGCGCTCACCGATGAGTACAAGCAGCGGTACGCCGACGGTGAGAGCCTCGACGACCTGATGCCCGAAGCCTTCGCGACGGTGCGTGAGGCCGCCAAGCGTGTCCTCGGTCAGCGCCACTACGACGTCCAGCTGATGGGTGGTGCCGCGCTCCACCTCGGCTATGTCGCCGAGATGAAGACCGGTGAGGGCAAGACCCTCGTCGGTACCCTCCCGGCGTACCTCAACGCGCTCTCCGGCAAGGGCGTGCACCTGATCACGGTCAACGACTACCTGGCCGAGCGTGACTCCGAGCTCATGGGCCGGGTGCACCGCTTCCTGGGTCTGACCATCGGCTGCATCCTCGCCAACATGACGCCGGCCCAGCGCCGTGAGCAGTACAACTGCGACATCACGTACGGCACGAACAACGAGTTCGGCTTCGACTACCTCCGCGACAACATGGCGTGGTCCAAGGACGAGCTCGTCCAGCGCGGCCACAACTTCGCCTGTGTCGACGAGGTCGACTCCATCCTCGTCGACGAGGCCCGTACGCCGCTGATCATCTCCGGCCCGGCCGACCAGGCGACGAAGTGGTACGGCGACTTCGCCAAGCTCGTCACCCGCCTCTCCAAGGGCGAGCCCGGCAACCAGCTCAAGGGCATCGAGGAGACCGGCGACTACGAGGTCGACGAGAAGAAGCGCACCGTCGCCATCCACGAGGCCGGTGTCGCCAAGGTCGAGGACTGGCTCGGCATCGACAACCTCTACGAGTCGGTGAACACCCCGCTCGTGGGCTACTTGAACAACGCCATCAAGGCGAAGGAACTGTTCAAGAAGGACAAGGACTACGTCGTCATGGACGGCGAAGTCATGATCGTCGACGAGCACACCGGCCGTATCCTCGCCGGCCGCCGCTACAACGAGGGCATGCACCAGGCGATCGAGGCGAAGGAAGGGGTGGCGATCAAGGACGAGAACCAGACCCTCGCCACGATCACCCTGCAGAACTTCTTCCTCCTGTACGACAAGCTCTCCGGCATGACCGGTACGGCCATGACCGAGGCCGCCGAGTTCCACCAGATCTACAAGCTGGGCGTCGTCCCGATCCCGACGAACAGGCCGATGATCCGCAAGGACCAGTCCGACCTGATCTACCGGACCGAGGTCGCCAAGTTCGCCGCCGTCGTCGACGACATCGCGGAGAAGCACGAGAAGGGTCAGCCGATCCTCGTCGGCACGACCTCCGTCGAGAAGTCCGAGTACCTCTCGCAGCAGCTCTCCAAGCGCGGTGTGCAGCACGAGGTCCTCAACGCCAAGCACCACGACCGCGAGGCCAGCATCGTCGCCCAGGCCGGCCGCCGCGGCGCCGTCACCGTCGCCACGAACATGGCCGGTCGCGGTACGGACATCAAGCTCGGCGGCAACCCGGACGACCTCGCCGAGGCCGAGCTGCGCCAGGCGGGTCTCGACCCGGTCGACCACGTCGAGGAGTGGGCCGCTGCCCTCCCCGCCGCCCTGGAGCGCGCCGCGAAGGCCGTGAAGGCGGAGTTCGAGGAGGTCAAGGACCTCGGCGGGCTGTACGTGCTCGGTACCGAGCGCCACGAGTCCCGTCGTATCGACAACCAGCTGCGCGGTCGTTCCGGCCGTCAGGGCGACCCCGGCGAGTCCCGCTTCTACCTGTCGCTCGGCGACGATCTGATGCGTCTGTTCAAGGCGCAGATGGTCGAGCGCGTGATGGCCATGGCCAACGTGCCGGACGACGTGCCGATCGAGAACAAGATGGTGACCCGGGCGATCGCCTCCGCCCAGTCGCAGGTCGAGACCCAGAACTTCGAGACGCGTAAGAACGTCCTGAAGTACGACGACGTCCTCAACCGGCAGCGTCAGGTCATCTACGGCGAGCGCCGCCGCGTCCTGGAGGGCGAGGACCTGCACGAGCAGATCCAGCACTTCATGGACGACACGATCGACGACTACATCCGCCAGGAGACCGCCGAGGGCTTCGCGGAGGAGTGGGACCTCGACCGTCTGTGGAACGCCTTCAAGCAGCTCTACCCGGTGAAGGTCACCGTGGAGGAGCTGGAGGACGCGGCGGGGGACCGGGCGGGCATCACCGCCGAGTTCATCGCCGAGTCCATCAAGGACGACATCCACGAGCAGTACGAGTCGCGGGAGAAGCAGCTCGGCTCGGAGATCATGCGTGAGCTGGAGCGCCGCGTGGTCCTGTCCGTCCTGGACCGCAAGTGGCGCGAGCACCTCTACGAGATGGACTACCTCCAGGAGGGCATCGGCCTGCGCGCCATGGCGCAGAAGGACCCGCTGGTCGAGTACCAGCGCGAGGGCTTCGACATGTTCACCGCCATGATGGAGGGCATCAAGGAGGAGTCCGTCGGCTACCTGTTCAACCTGGAGGTCCAGGTCGAGCAGCAGGTCGAGGAGGTCCCGGTGCAGGCGACCGGTCCGTCGCTCGACAAGCAGGACGCCGTGCCGGCCGGCGCCGGGCGGCCGGAGATCCGCGCCAAGGGGCTCGACGCCCCGCAGCGGCCGGACCGGCTGCACTTCTCCGCGCCGACGGTGGACGGTGACGGAGGTGTCGTCGAGGGCGACTTCGCCTCGGACGACATCGACGCCGGTGACGGGATGACGCGGGCGGAGCGCCGCAAGGCGCAGAAGAACGCGGGTGGCGGCGGGCGTCGTCGCAAGAAGTGA
- a CDS encoding Rv3235 family protein gives MTTTTLTPTGTPRPRRAPGGPAGTRPRGPAGTHPRTSRPRALPPHTVFAERLLAVLSGERPVHWMLGHTVGEAYEQLVRIAPETPLRSLGPRPVLRRCSVQVDDDRTAVEAFATIATGARVRAMAFRLERGEDQRWRCAAVELDGLGTAPHPA, from the coding sequence ATGACGACCACCACCCTCACCCCGACCGGCACCCCGCGCCCCCGCAGGGCCCCCGGCGGCCCCGCGGGCACCCGCCCCCGCGGCCCGGCGGGCACCCACCCCCGCACGAGCCGCCCCCGCGCCCTGCCCCCGCACACCGTCTTCGCCGAACGCCTCCTCGCCGTCCTCAGCGGCGAACGCCCGGTCCACTGGATGCTCGGCCACACCGTCGGCGAGGCGTACGAGCAGCTCGTCCGGATCGCCCCCGAGACGCCCCTGCGCTCACTCGGCCCCCGCCCCGTCCTGCGCCGCTGCTCGGTCCAGGTGGACGACGACCGGACCGCGGTGGAGGCCTTCGCGACGATCGCCACCGGCGCCCGCGTACGGGCCATGGCGTTCCGCCTCGAACGGGGCGAGGACCAGCGCTGGCGCTGCGCGGCGGTGGAACTCGACGGTCTGGGCACGGCCCCCCACCCCGCATGA